The following proteins come from a genomic window of Larus michahellis chromosome 28, bLarMic1.1, whole genome shotgun sequence:
- the LOC141735073 gene encoding olfactory receptor 14J1-like — protein MSNGSSVTLFLLLAFTGTRELQLLHFWLFLGIYLAALVGNSLVMTVIACNRRLRTPMYFFLLNLSLLDLGTISTVVPKSMANSFWDIRDISYRGCAAQVFFFFFCAASELSLLTIMSYDRYVAICKPLHYGTLLGSRACVHMAAAAWGSGFLNAVLHTVNTFSIPLCHGNAINQFFCEMPQILKLACSDSDYLGEVGLIAVSAFFSVGCFVFIVLSYVQIFRAVLRIPSEQGRHKAFSTCLPHLAVVSLFLITAMFSYLKPPSISSPSLDLLMAVLYSVVPPAVNPLIYSMRNQELKHAMWKLVTG, from the coding sequence atgtCCAATGGCAGTTCTGTCAccctgttcctcctcctggcattcacaggcacacgggagctgcagctcttgcacttctggctcttcctgggcatctacctggctgccctcgtGGGCAACAGCCTTGTCATGACAGTCATAGCCTGCAACCGCCGCCTCcgcacccccatgtacttcttcctcctcaacctctccctccttgacCTTGGCACCATCTCCACCgttgtccccaaatccatggccaattccttTTGGGACATTAGGGATATCTCCTACAgaggatgtgctgcacaggtcttttttttctttttctgtgctgcatcaGAGTTATCTCTTCTCACcatcatgtcctatgaccgctacgttgccatctgcaaacccctgcactacgggaccctcctgggcagcagagcttgtgtccacatggcagcagctgcctggggcagtgggtttctcaatgccGTGCTGCACACAGTCAATACATTTTCTATACCACTCTGCCATGGCAATGCCATAAatcagttcttctgtgaaatgcCACAGATCCTCAAGCTTgcctgctcagactcagactaccttGGGGAAGTTGGCCTTATTGCGGTTagtgcctttttttctgttgggtgttttgttttcatcgtgctgtcctatgtgcagatcttcagggccgtgctgagaatcccctctgagcagggacggcacaaagccttttccacgtgtctccctcacctggccgtggtctccctgtttttGATCACTGCCATGTTttcctacctgaagcccccctccatctcctccccatccctggatctGTTGATGGCAGTTCTGTACTCGGtggttcctccagcagtgaaccccctcatctacagcatgaggaaccaggagctcaagcaTGCCATGTGGAAATTGGTGACtggatga
- the LOC141735061 gene encoding serine/threonine-protein kinase SBK1-like isoform X3, with amino-acid sequence MEESDEDGEDNEEFLERLMVQTGREVPQQELEEHYAVLEELGSGTYGRVVLTEPRDGGSPVVLKLILKEQTERRAFLREYCIALCLSSHAACLRALPIAFETATHFAFGQELAPAGDLCALLNPGEGLAEELVKRCASQLAEALDFMHSRALVHRDVKLDNVLLFDRECRRVKLGDFGLTRVQGSAVGAMSGTLPYTPPELCLLQGSDTLELDSSLDVWAFAVLLFCLCTGCFPWAVATSSDPQFEDFSAWQGGVAGRGVPASWQGFGSGAVEMLRRLLTLDPDRRSPAIEVQKYLSLPWVTAPSTREPIPSSSRSPLTSGTGESLGGTGGWGAAGGGGEVPMLPTNALAPCR; translated from the exons ATGGAGGAGTCGGACGAGGATGGGGAGGACAACGAGGAGTTCCTGGAGCGGCTGATGGTGCAGACGGGCCGCGAGGTGccgcagcaggagctggaggagcactacgctgtgctggaggagctgggcagcGGGACCTACGGCCGCGTGGTGCTGACGGAGCCCCGGGATGGTG GCTCGCCGGTGGTCCTCAAGCTGATACTGAAGGAGCAGACGGAGCGGCGGGCGTTCCTGCGGGAGTATTGCATCGCCCTGTGCCTCTCCAGCCATGCCGCCTGCCTGCGCGCCCTGCCCATCGCCTTCGAGACAGCCACGCACTTCGCTTTTGGGCAGGAGCTCGCTCCCGCCGGGgatctgtgtgctctgctcaacCCCGGG gagggCCTGGCGGAGGAGCTGGTGAAGCGCTGCGCATCCCAACTGGCCGAGGCGCTGGACTTCATGCACAGCCGTGCCCTGGTGCACCGGGATGTCAAGCTGGACAACGTGCTGCTCTTCGACCGCGAGTGCCGGCGGGTGAAGCTTGGAGACTTCGGGCTCACCCGCGTGCAGGGCTCAGCAGTGGGTGCCATGTCTGGCACCCTGCCCTACACCCCGCcggagctctgcctgctgcagggctctGACACACTGGAGCTGGACTCCAGCCTGGACGTCTGGGCCTTTGCCGtcctgctcttctgcctctgcaCTGGCTGCTTCCCCTGGGCTGTGGCCACCAGCTCTGACCCCCAGTTTGAGGACTTCAGTGCCTGGCAGGGCGgtgtggcggggcggggggtgccggcgTCCTGGCAAGGATTCGGCTCTGGGGCAGTGGAGATGCTTCGGCGCTTGCTGACACTAGACCCCGACCGCCGGAGCCCAGCCATCGAGGTGCAAAAATACTTGTCCCTGCCCTGGGTGACGGCCCCCAGCACCAGGGAGCCAATACCAAGCAGCTCCCGGTCCCCCCTTACCAGTGGCACAGGGGAGAgcctggggggcactgggggatggggtgctgctggtgggggaggCGAGGTTCCCATGCTCCCCACTAATGCCCTGGCCCCGTGCCGGTAG
- the LOC141735061 gene encoding putative serine/threonine-protein kinase SBK3 isoform X2, whose protein sequence is MPWSWRLRGVSNQGWHPHSVPKSPCPTSGGLAPTACSRSLALTPVGAVWHVGPMEESDEDGEDNEEFLERLMVQTGREVPQQELEEHYAVLEELGSGTYGRVVLTEPRDGGSPVVLKLILKEQTERRAFLREYCIALCLSSHAACLRALPIAFETATHFAFGQELAPAGDLCALLNPGEGLAEELVKRCASQLAEALDFMHSRALVHRDVKLDNVLLFDRECRRVKLGDFGLTRVQGSAVGAMSGTLPYTPPELCLLQGSDTLELDSSLDVWAFAVLLFCLCTGCFPWAVATSSDPQFEDFSAWQGGVAGRGVPASWQGFGSGAVEMLRRLLTLDPDRRSPAIEVQKYLSLPWVTAPSTREPIPSSSRSPLTSGTGESLGGTGGWGAAGGGGEVPMLPTNALAPCR, encoded by the exons ATGCCTTGGTCCTGGAGATTGCGGGGGGTCAGCAACCAGGGCTGGCATCCCCACTCTGTCCCCAAAtcaccctgccccacatctgGGGGTCTGGCACCCACTGCTTGCTCCCGGTCTCTGGCCCTCACCCCCGTGGGAGCCGTCTGGCACGTAG GGCCCATGGAGGAGTCGGACGAGGATGGGGAGGACAACGAGGAGTTCCTGGAGCGGCTGATGGTGCAGACGGGCCGCGAGGTGccgcagcaggagctggaggagcactacgctgtgctggaggagctgggcagcGGGACCTACGGCCGCGTGGTGCTGACGGAGCCCCGGGATGGTG GCTCGCCGGTGGTCCTCAAGCTGATACTGAAGGAGCAGACGGAGCGGCGGGCGTTCCTGCGGGAGTATTGCATCGCCCTGTGCCTCTCCAGCCATGCCGCCTGCCTGCGCGCCCTGCCCATCGCCTTCGAGACAGCCACGCACTTCGCTTTTGGGCAGGAGCTCGCTCCCGCCGGGgatctgtgtgctctgctcaacCCCGGG gagggCCTGGCGGAGGAGCTGGTGAAGCGCTGCGCATCCCAACTGGCCGAGGCGCTGGACTTCATGCACAGCCGTGCCCTGGTGCACCGGGATGTCAAGCTGGACAACGTGCTGCTCTTCGACCGCGAGTGCCGGCGGGTGAAGCTTGGAGACTTCGGGCTCACCCGCGTGCAGGGCTCAGCAGTGGGTGCCATGTCTGGCACCCTGCCCTACACCCCGCcggagctctgcctgctgcagggctctGACACACTGGAGCTGGACTCCAGCCTGGACGTCTGGGCCTTTGCCGtcctgctcttctgcctctgcaCTGGCTGCTTCCCCTGGGCTGTGGCCACCAGCTCTGACCCCCAGTTTGAGGACTTCAGTGCCTGGCAGGGCGgtgtggcggggcggggggtgccggcgTCCTGGCAAGGATTCGGCTCTGGGGCAGTGGAGATGCTTCGGCGCTTGCTGACACTAGACCCCGACCGCCGGAGCCCAGCCATCGAGGTGCAAAAATACTTGTCCCTGCCCTGGGTGACGGCCCCCAGCACCAGGGAGCCAATACCAAGCAGCTCCCGGTCCCCCCTTACCAGTGGCACAGGGGAGAgcctggggggcactgggggatggggtgctgctggtgggggaggCGAGGTTCCCATGCTCCCCACTAATGCCCTGGCCCCGTGCCGGTAG
- the LOC141735061 gene encoding putative serine/threonine-protein kinase SBK3 isoform X1: MPCLSCLLPIFGPRHALGLTHVPCARAAEISAGRWHGSGQESLSHSSRCRGRLWGWGQPAAPWEHPTLLGHTVGDAGPMEESDEDGEDNEEFLERLMVQTGREVPQQELEEHYAVLEELGSGTYGRVVLTEPRDGGSPVVLKLILKEQTERRAFLREYCIALCLSSHAACLRALPIAFETATHFAFGQELAPAGDLCALLNPGEGLAEELVKRCASQLAEALDFMHSRALVHRDVKLDNVLLFDRECRRVKLGDFGLTRVQGSAVGAMSGTLPYTPPELCLLQGSDTLELDSSLDVWAFAVLLFCLCTGCFPWAVATSSDPQFEDFSAWQGGVAGRGVPASWQGFGSGAVEMLRRLLTLDPDRRSPAIEVQKYLSLPWVTAPSTREPIPSSSRSPLTSGTGESLGGTGGWGAAGGGGEVPMLPTNALAPCR; encoded by the exons AtgccctgcctgtcctgcctccTGCCTATCTTTGGCCCTCGGCACGCGTTGGGGCTGACACATGTTCCCTGCGCGCGAGCGGCAGAGATTAGCGCGGGCCGGTGGCATGGGAGCGGGCAGGAAAGTCTGAGTCACAGCTCCCGGTGccgggggcggctgtggggctgggggcagccagccGCGCCCTGGGAGCACCCGACCCTGCTGGGACACACGGTGGGGGACGCAG GGCCCATGGAGGAGTCGGACGAGGATGGGGAGGACAACGAGGAGTTCCTGGAGCGGCTGATGGTGCAGACGGGCCGCGAGGTGccgcagcaggagctggaggagcactacgctgtgctggaggagctgggcagcGGGACCTACGGCCGCGTGGTGCTGACGGAGCCCCGGGATGGTG GCTCGCCGGTGGTCCTCAAGCTGATACTGAAGGAGCAGACGGAGCGGCGGGCGTTCCTGCGGGAGTATTGCATCGCCCTGTGCCTCTCCAGCCATGCCGCCTGCCTGCGCGCCCTGCCCATCGCCTTCGAGACAGCCACGCACTTCGCTTTTGGGCAGGAGCTCGCTCCCGCCGGGgatctgtgtgctctgctcaacCCCGGG gagggCCTGGCGGAGGAGCTGGTGAAGCGCTGCGCATCCCAACTGGCCGAGGCGCTGGACTTCATGCACAGCCGTGCCCTGGTGCACCGGGATGTCAAGCTGGACAACGTGCTGCTCTTCGACCGCGAGTGCCGGCGGGTGAAGCTTGGAGACTTCGGGCTCACCCGCGTGCAGGGCTCAGCAGTGGGTGCCATGTCTGGCACCCTGCCCTACACCCCGCcggagctctgcctgctgcagggctctGACACACTGGAGCTGGACTCCAGCCTGGACGTCTGGGCCTTTGCCGtcctgctcttctgcctctgcaCTGGCTGCTTCCCCTGGGCTGTGGCCACCAGCTCTGACCCCCAGTTTGAGGACTTCAGTGCCTGGCAGGGCGgtgtggcggggcggggggtgccggcgTCCTGGCAAGGATTCGGCTCTGGGGCAGTGGAGATGCTTCGGCGCTTGCTGACACTAGACCCCGACCGCCGGAGCCCAGCCATCGAGGTGCAAAAATACTTGTCCCTGCCCTGGGTGACGGCCCCCAGCACCAGGGAGCCAATACCAAGCAGCTCCCGGTCCCCCCTTACCAGTGGCACAGGGGAGAgcctggggggcactgggggatggggtgctgctggtgggggaggCGAGGTTCCCATGCTCCCCACTAATGCCCTGGCCCCGTGCCGGTAG